A genomic segment from Dermatobacter hominis encodes:
- the ftsH gene encoding ATP-dependent zinc metalloprotease FtsH, whose translation MTAPEPPSSAPPPEPGPAAGPTPPSPPGRRAGSSRRWPGTTTTRIAAVVVVVAAVGALVWGFVSRPEPPEELRLDQFQDRLADDEVRTATIVNSSSTVEGELTDGTRYRTVFPEAYGERLTQELLDRDVEAEADNSDGSIWSDIVFGLLPTFLIVGVFVWFVLQMQRGGRAMKFGRARTSEGDRAGAVTFADVAGADEAVTELREVVEFLRDPERFLRLGARIPKGVLLVGPPGTGKTLLARAVAGEAGVPFLSLSGSDFVEMFVGVGASRVRDLFRQAAAQAPAIVFVDEIDAVGRHRGAGVGGGHDEREQTLNQLLVEMDGFAQTDGVVLIAATNRPDILDPALLRPGRFDRQVVVDAPDVAGRTAVLEVHLRGKPTADDLDVAVLARRTPGFSGADLANLVNEGALLAARRGSDRVTASDLAAAVDRVLAGPERSRILSPEERRVVAVHESGHAIVSHLLPHADDVHKVSIVARGAALGYTVLLPEQDRHLHSRAQLSDQLAVALAGRAAEEAVFGELTTGAADDIDRATRLARAMVTEYGMSDKLGPRRFVARDGEPFLGLDAGRSADHGDEVAARVDEEVSRLLDEAHERARRILEAHRPGLDLLAATLLEQETVADDELVAILAAVGAP comes from the coding sequence GTGACCGCTCCCGAGCCGCCCTCGTCGGCACCGCCCCCGGAGCCCGGGCCGGCGGCCGGACCGACCCCGCCGTCCCCGCCGGGCCGACGAGCCGGCTCGTCGCGGCGCTGGCCCGGCACGACCACGACCCGGATCGCGGCCGTCGTCGTCGTGGTCGCGGCGGTCGGTGCGCTCGTGTGGGGCTTCGTCAGCCGCCCCGAACCGCCGGAGGAGCTGCGCCTGGACCAGTTCCAGGACCGCCTGGCCGACGACGAGGTGCGGACGGCGACGATCGTGAACTCGTCGTCGACCGTCGAGGGCGAGCTCACCGACGGCACCCGCTACCGCACGGTCTTCCCCGAGGCGTACGGCGAGCGACTGACCCAGGAGCTGCTGGACCGCGACGTCGAGGCCGAGGCCGACAACTCCGACGGCAGCATCTGGTCCGACATCGTCTTCGGGCTGCTCCCGACGTTCCTGATCGTCGGCGTGTTCGTGTGGTTCGTCCTGCAGATGCAGCGAGGCGGCCGGGCGATGAAGTTCGGCCGGGCCCGCACCTCCGAGGGCGACCGGGCCGGTGCGGTGACCTTCGCCGACGTGGCCGGCGCCGACGAGGCCGTCACCGAGCTGCGCGAGGTCGTCGAGTTCCTCCGTGACCCCGAGCGCTTCCTGCGCCTGGGCGCCCGCATCCCCAAGGGCGTCCTGCTCGTCGGGCCGCCGGGCACCGGCAAGACGCTGCTCGCCCGGGCGGTGGCCGGCGAGGCCGGCGTGCCGTTCCTCAGCCTGTCGGGCTCGGACTTCGTCGAGATGTTCGTCGGCGTCGGCGCGAGCCGGGTGCGGGACCTCTTCCGGCAGGCTGCGGCCCAGGCGCCGGCCATCGTGTTCGTCGACGAGATCGACGCCGTCGGCCGCCACCGCGGGGCGGGCGTCGGCGGGGGTCACGACGAGCGGGAGCAGACGCTCAACCAGCTGCTCGTCGAGATGGACGGGTTCGCCCAGACCGACGGCGTCGTGCTGATCGCCGCGACCAACCGGCCCGACATCCTCGACCCGGCGCTGCTGCGCCCCGGCCGGTTCGACCGCCAGGTGGTCGTGGACGCGCCCGACGTGGCGGGGCGCACCGCCGTCCTCGAGGTCCACCTCCGCGGCAAGCCCACCGCCGACGACCTCGACGTCGCCGTGCTGGCCCGCCGGACCCCGGGGTTCTCCGGCGCGGATCTGGCGAACCTCGTCAACGAGGGCGCGCTGCTCGCCGCCCGCCGGGGCTCGGACCGGGTGACGGCGTCGGACCTGGCCGCCGCGGTCGACCGCGTGCTCGCCGGGCCCGAGCGCAGCCGGATCCTCTCGCCCGAGGAGCGCCGGGTCGTCGCGGTGCACGAGTCGGGCCACGCGATCGTGAGCCACCTGCTCCCCCACGCGGACGACGTGCACAAGGTCTCGATCGTCGCCCGCGGCGCCGCGCTCGGCTACACGGTGCTGCTGCCCGAGCAGGACCGGCACCTGCACAGCCGGGCGCAGCTGTCGGACCAGCTCGCCGTGGCGCTCGCCGGCCGCGCCGCCGAGGAGGCCGTCTTCGGCGAGCTCACGACCGGTGCCGCCGACGACATCGACCGCGCCACGCGCCTGGCCCGGGCGATGGTCACCGAGTACGGCATGAGCGACAAGCTCGGCCCACGCCGCTTCGTCGCGCGCGACGGCGAGCCGTTCCTGGGCCTCGACGCCGGTCGGTCGGCCGATCACGGCGACGAGGTGGCGGCGCGGGTCGACGAGGAGGTGTCGCGGCTGCTCGATGAAGCGCACGAGCGGGCGCGCCGTATCCTCGAAGCGCACCGCCCCGGGCTGGACCTCCTGGCCGCGACCCTGCTCGAGCAGGAGACGGTGGCGGACGACGAGCTGGTGGCCATCCTGGCCGCCGTTGGAGCACCATGA
- the folE gene encoding GTP cyclohydrolase I FolE, with protein MTTLDDLNSIDPEPGTPLASAVDQDRVAKAVREILEAIGEDPDRDGLHDTPARVARMYAETCAGLHEEPARHLKVTFDAGHDEMIMVRDIPLYSLCEHHLVPFSGFAHVAYIPNVDGRVTGLSKVARLVDGYARRPQVQERLTTQVADAIEATLQPRGVLVVIEAEHLCMAMRGIRTPGTSTVTSAVRGVFRDDVSARMEAMQFVESGRRR; from the coding sequence ATGACCACCCTCGACGACCTCAACTCCATCGACCCCGAGCCGGGCACGCCGCTCGCCAGCGCGGTCGACCAGGACCGAGTGGCCAAGGCCGTGCGGGAGATCCTCGAGGCGATCGGCGAGGACCCCGACCGCGACGGCCTTCACGACACGCCGGCCCGGGTGGCCCGCATGTACGCCGAGACCTGTGCCGGCCTCCACGAGGAGCCGGCCCGCCACCTCAAGGTCACCTTCGACGCCGGCCACGACGAGATGATCATGGTGCGCGACATCCCGCTGTACTCGCTGTGCGAGCACCACCTCGTGCCGTTCTCCGGCTTCGCCCACGTCGCCTACATCCCGAACGTCGACGGCCGCGTGACCGGCCTGTCGAAGGTCGCCCGGCTCGTCGACGGCTACGCCCGTCGCCCGCAGGTCCAGGAGCGGCTCACCACCCAGGTCGCCGACGCGATCGAGGCGACGCTCCAGCCGCGGGGCGTGCTGGTCGTGATCGAGGCCGAGCACCTCTGCATGGCCATGCGCGGCATCCGCACCCCCGGCACCTCGACGGTGACCTCCGCGGTGCGGGGCGTGTTCCGCGACGACGTCTCGGCCCGCATGGAGGCCATGCAGTTCGTCGAATCGGGCCGCCGCCGTTGA
- the folP gene encoding dihydropteroate synthase, with protein MNPPGRPDGEPLSSRSAVRPLVMGVLNVTPDSFSDGGLHDAPGVAVERVATMVAEGADVIDVGGESTRPGAAPVDPAGEQARVLPVLEAIAGPCRDAGVRISVDTRNESTARAAAALGATLLNDVSASLWPVAADLGVGWVAMHMLGDPRTMQASPRYDDVVADVGSFLRARVADARAAGVEEVWVDPGIGFGKTTAHNLALLGRLDELVADGTPVVVGTSRKRSLGLLLARSDAGMAPHPGPPGGSAAFEGPGPVPVEDRLAGSLSTATWAMILGARMVRVHDVGATVQAVAVAAAAGAARAAS; from the coding sequence TTGAACCCGCCCGGCCGGCCGGACGGCGAGCCGCTCTCGTCCCGCAGCGCAGTCCGGCCGCTCGTGATGGGCGTGCTCAACGTCACGCCCGACTCGTTCTCCGACGGCGGGCTGCACGACGCACCCGGCGTCGCGGTCGAGCGGGTCGCGACGATGGTCGCCGAGGGCGCCGACGTGATCGACGTCGGCGGCGAGTCGACGCGACCGGGCGCGGCCCCGGTCGACCCCGCCGGCGAGCAGGCGCGCGTGCTCCCGGTGCTCGAGGCCATCGCCGGCCCCTGCCGGGACGCCGGGGTGCGGATCTCGGTCGACACCCGCAACGAGTCGACCGCCCGCGCCGCGGCGGCGCTCGGCGCCACCCTCCTCAACGACGTCAGCGCGTCGCTCTGGCCGGTGGCCGCGGACCTCGGCGTGGGCTGGGTGGCCATGCACATGCTCGGCGACCCCAGGACGATGCAGGCGTCCCCCCGCTACGACGACGTCGTCGCCGACGTGGGCTCGTTCCTGCGGGCGCGGGTCGCCGACGCCCGCGCCGCCGGGGTCGAGGAGGTCTGGGTCGACCCCGGGATCGGGTTCGGCAAGACGACGGCGCACAACCTCGCCCTGCTCGGCCGCCTCGATGAGCTGGTGGCCGACGGCACACCGGTCGTGGTCGGGACGAGCCGCAAGCGGTCGCTCGGCCTGCTGCTCGCCCGCTCGGACGCCGGGATGGCGCCGCACCCGGGTCCCCCGGGCGGCTCGGCGGCCTTCGAGGGGCCCGGGCCGGTGCCCGTCGAGGACCGTCTGGCCGGTTCGCTGAGCACCGCGACGTGGGCCATGATCCTCGGGGCGCGCATGGTGCGGGTCCATGATGTCGGGGCGACGGTGCAGGCCGTCGCCGTCGCCGCAGCGGCGGGTGCCGCTCGTGCGGCATCCTGA